A stretch of the Synechococcus sp. WH 8016 genome encodes the following:
- the rbfA gene encoding 30S ribosome-binding factor RbfA, which translates to MAQGRRVERVAALIRKETSELLINGIRDERVHQGMVSITEVEVSGDLQHCRIFVSVFGEQAQKDEVMDGLEAARGFLRGELGRRLQMRRAPEIVFKLDLGIEKGTSVLHLLGELERERDERGDVPEGTELPENP; encoded by the coding sequence ATGGCCCAGGGACGTCGAGTTGAACGGGTTGCCGCCTTAATCCGCAAGGAAACCAGCGAGCTGCTGATCAATGGGATCCGTGACGAACGGGTCCATCAAGGCATGGTCAGCATCACCGAGGTGGAGGTCAGCGGAGACCTCCAACATTGTCGAATTTTCGTGAGTGTCTTCGGCGAACAGGCGCAAAAAGACGAAGTCATGGATGGCCTAGAGGCCGCTCGAGGATTCCTTCGTGGGGAGCTTGGCCGTCGTCTGCAAATGCGCCGCGCCCCTGAGATCGTGTTCAAACTCGATCTTGGAATTGAGAAAGGCACCAGCGTGCTCCATTTGCTTGGGGAACTCGAACGGGAGCGGGATGAACGAGGAGATGTCCCGGAAGGAACCGAACTCCCGGAGAATCCATGA
- a CDS encoding DUF4346 domain-containing protein, translating into MNQTNSAIDLNACAQLDDQLSQRFIALDPLGYFLIRVDVAAAELVVEHYGNTIDEQGLARDPDSGEVIACRKGGPRTPTAVLRGRTAKELGIALCEGDGDHPLSRLDHALYLGRELQKAEQCLREGSPYVQD; encoded by the coding sequence TTGAACCAGACCAACAGTGCCATAGACCTCAACGCCTGTGCTCAGCTGGATGATCAGTTGTCGCAGCGATTTATAGCCTTAGATCCGTTGGGTTATTTCTTGATTCGCGTGGATGTTGCTGCCGCTGAATTGGTTGTTGAGCACTACGGCAACACGATTGATGAGCAAGGCCTTGCACGAGATCCAGATTCCGGGGAAGTGATTGCTTGCCGGAAGGGTGGTCCTAGAACGCCCACGGCCGTGTTGCGTGGGCGTACGGCAAAAGAATTGGGGATTGCCTTGTGCGAAGGGGACGGAGACCATCCCCTAAGCCGTTTGGATCATGCGCTGTATTTGGGTCGGGAACTTCAGAAGGCAGAACAGTGTTTGCGCGAAGGAAGTCCTTACGTTCAGGATTAA
- a CDS encoding dihydrofolate reductase family protein codes for MQRPSVRLVLAVSLDGRLAPASGGAAQLGGAGDRHVLEQALAWADAVLIGAGTLRAHRCTCLIHEPQLLAQRKQEGRPLQPTALVVSRRPDFGLEWPFFQQALERQLLTPERISVDGFSAIHRLQPSWETTLVELAALGFHRLVLLGGAGLCASLLEADQVDELQLTLSPCLLGGRFSWIPSEGCSMPLALSQPDAWTLLSADRLSGNELLVRYGRSR; via the coding sequence GTGCAGCGACCATCGGTTCGTCTGGTGCTAGCCGTCAGTTTGGATGGGCGGCTTGCTCCTGCGTCTGGAGGGGCTGCTCAGCTCGGCGGTGCTGGCGATCGGCACGTCCTTGAACAGGCTTTGGCTTGGGCCGATGCGGTTCTGATCGGTGCAGGAACGCTGCGGGCCCATCGCTGCACCTGTTTGATTCATGAACCACAGCTTCTGGCGCAGCGCAAGCAAGAGGGCAGGCCGTTACAGCCAACGGCGCTGGTGGTGAGTCGCCGTCCAGACTTTGGTCTGGAGTGGCCGTTTTTTCAACAAGCGCTTGAGCGTCAGCTCTTGACCCCAGAGCGGATCTCCGTGGATGGTTTCTCCGCCATTCATCGCTTGCAACCATCCTGGGAGACCACCCTGGTGGAGCTTGCGGCATTGGGCTTTCATCGCCTCGTTCTTCTTGGAGGAGCGGGCCTCTGCGCATCCCTTCTGGAAGCCGATCAAGTGGATGAGCTGCAGCTGACTCTGAGCCCATGCCTGCTGGGAGGTCGGTTCAGCTGGATTCCGTCTGAAGGATGCAGCATGCCATTGGCTTTATCGCAGCCCGATGCTTGGACGCTGTTATCGGCCGATCGACTGAGCGGAAATGAGCTGTTGGTTCGTTATGGACGCAGCCGCTGA
- a CDS encoding DUF751 family protein, translating to MKEFFVNVTRYPRYLIAFSLGVLNSVAEPLAQRRSNPVTAVALIGALISGFITLGLVLRAMVTSTAPLS from the coding sequence ATGAAAGAGTTTTTCGTCAATGTGACGCGTTACCCGCGCTATCTCATTGCCTTCAGTCTTGGAGTCCTTAATTCCGTTGCCGAGCCCCTGGCTCAGCGGCGCAGCAATCCCGTCACGGCAGTGGCTCTGATCGGGGCCTTGATCAGTGGTTTCATCACCCTTGGGCTGGTGCTCCGTGCCATGGTGACCTCAACAGCACCACTGAGCTGA
- a CDS encoding zinc-dependent metalloprotease family protein, whose translation MEKAVFNALGGRKSERLNPLSDRFADRLESSALESVSRDSLSCACSICKGEIPGSSSILESTSSLDPNALVSASFGDITKDYIDWNPEDGNTTLTYTVFDRESENFFFTSLEQTAQEEALIDETFTEVDALIELDFEESEFILNSEIVVIKVDRYIGWGSPGIVGQVVEGPNRWFVLWKDTGNAEFDSNTIVHEIGHSLGLSHPNEAPNNPLWNTVEDTVMSYNSFAGEWGDEFTDVDLAALTEIWGVETSLV comes from the coding sequence GTGGAAAAAGCTGTGTTTAATGCTTTGGGTGGTAGAAAAAGTGAAAGGCTTAATCCATTAAGTGATCGCTTTGCTGATCGGCTCGAATCTTCTGCTTTAGAGTCTGTTTCGCGGGACTCCCTTAGCTGCGCATGCTCTATATGCAAAGGAGAAATCCCTGGCTCGTCAAGTATACTTGAATCAACTTCAAGTTTAGACCCTAATGCGTTGGTAAGTGCATCTTTTGGAGATATTACGAAAGATTATATTGATTGGAACCCAGAAGATGGTAATACTACCTTAACTTATACAGTATTTGATAGGGAATCAGAAAATTTCTTTTTTACTTCGCTTGAGCAAACAGCTCAAGAGGAAGCTCTAATTGATGAAACTTTTACTGAAGTGGATGCGCTTATTGAACTTGATTTTGAAGAATCTGAATTTATACTTAATTCTGAAATTGTAGTTATTAAGGTTGATAGATATATTGGATGGGGAAGTCCCGGCATCGTTGGTCAAGTCGTAGAGGGTCCGAATCGTTGGTTCGTTCTTTGGAAAGATACAGGAAACGCTGAATTTGATTCGAATACTATAGTCCATGAAATCGGTCATTCTTTAGGCTTAAGTCATCCGAATGAGGCTCCAAATAATCCTTTGTGGAACACAGTAGAGGATACAGTAATGTCTTATAATTCTTTTGCTGGAGAGTGGGGAGATGAGTTCACCGATGTGGACTTGGCAGCATTAACAGAAATATGGGGCGTTGAGACAAGTCTTGTTTGA
- a CDS encoding glutathione S-transferase family protein — protein sequence MLELHQFRHSAFCLKVRMALHVKGLSFREVEVTPGIGQLAVFRLSGQRQVPVLVDGDTVVADSSAICRYLEELQPESPFFPKDRRAVAQVHLIEDWADTTLAGSVRAALLQAAVDDPDLRAALLPDDVPGPIRQVMTGVPTGWLSGVNELFGQEERSAMLHNLIAIADGLTADSVLVGDSLSLADLAVAAQLSLLRFPASSGPQLAGRGVAGLSDHPRLQPLFEWRDRLDARLLQQDPAAV from the coding sequence ATGCTGGAGCTGCATCAATTCCGTCACTCCGCCTTCTGCCTCAAGGTGCGGATGGCGTTGCACGTAAAAGGTTTGAGCTTTCGAGAAGTGGAAGTCACGCCTGGAATCGGTCAATTAGCCGTGTTCCGTTTGTCAGGGCAAAGGCAAGTTCCGGTGCTCGTGGATGGCGACACGGTGGTGGCAGATTCCAGCGCGATTTGTCGTTATTTGGAGGAGTTGCAGCCCGAATCGCCCTTCTTCCCGAAGGATCGCCGCGCTGTGGCCCAAGTTCATTTGATCGAAGATTGGGCCGATACAACCTTGGCTGGATCCGTCCGCGCGGCTCTGCTTCAGGCCGCTGTGGATGACCCAGATTTGCGTGCGGCCCTTTTGCCTGATGACGTACCGGGCCCGATTCGGCAGGTGATGACCGGCGTTCCCACGGGTTGGCTCAGTGGAGTGAACGAGCTGTTTGGCCAGGAGGAGCGTTCCGCCATGCTCCACAACTTGATTGCGATTGCGGATGGACTCACGGCGGACAGCGTCTTGGTTGGCGATTCCCTCAGCCTGGCTGATTTGGCCGTAGCGGCGCAGCTATCCCTGTTGCGCTTCCCCGCTTCATCAGGCCCCCAATTGGCTGGCCGCGGGGTCGCTGGTCTCAGTGATCATCCCCGCCTTCAACCATTGTTTGAGTGGCGCGATCGGCTGGATGCTCGCCTGCTTCAGCAGGATCCTGCAGCCGTGTGA
- a CDS encoding shikimate kinase, translated as MADGATTTPHPLKARLGGRNLYLIGMMGSGKSSTGRPLAQRLGYGFVDADGVVEALAGRPIPQIFETEGEPGFRALESQVLQAIGERHSLVVATGGGVITQPENWGVLHQGIVIWLAPGRDQLLARLLADPGARPLLQDQNPEAALDALLEARTPLYAEADLRITVGDETVNAVTDRILEAIPGILKPHELMFQAPGARQTTED; from the coding sequence ATGGCTGACGGCGCGACCACGACACCCCATCCTTTGAAAGCCCGTTTGGGCGGCCGGAACCTGTACCTGATCGGAATGATGGGGAGTGGGAAAAGCAGCACGGGGCGCCCCCTAGCCCAACGCCTGGGCTACGGCTTCGTTGACGCCGACGGCGTCGTGGAAGCGCTGGCTGGCCGCCCGATCCCCCAAATCTTTGAGACAGAGGGAGAGCCAGGCTTCCGAGCACTCGAAAGTCAGGTCCTGCAAGCCATTGGCGAACGCCATTCGCTCGTGGTTGCGACCGGTGGTGGTGTGATCACGCAGCCAGAAAACTGGGGCGTTCTGCATCAAGGGATCGTGATCTGGCTTGCCCCTGGACGGGACCAACTCCTGGCGCGTCTCCTCGCAGACCCAGGAGCCAGGCCTCTGCTTCAAGATCAAAATCCTGAAGCGGCTTTAGACGCGCTCCTGGAAGCTCGTACCCCTCTTTACGCCGAGGCCGATCTTCGGATCACGGTGGGCGACGAGACGGTCAACGCTGTGACAGATCGAATCCTTGAGGCCATCCCTGGCATTCTCAAACCCCATGAGCTCATGTTCCAGGCTCCAGGCGCACGGCAAACCACTGAAGATTGA
- a CDS encoding glycoside hydrolase family 3 N-terminal domain-containing protein: MNAGELGQGELREAVARLLVVRASGHATDRQRRYPHWELSNQELEQLLGAGVGGVILLGGTATELQQRCRTFQRWAGQPILLCADVEEGVGQRFEGASWLVPPMALGRLHRRAPRQAVELAENYGRCCGNQAKRCGLNWVLAPVCDVNNNPDNPVINVRAWGEDPDTVGELTGAFQRGLATTGVLGCAKHFPGHGDTASDSHLELPLLQHSRERLESLELQPFRTLIQAGVSSVMTAHLLIPALDEQWPATLSANVLTRLLRDDLGFKGLVVTDALLMEAIAARYGAGEAAVLAFAAGADLILMPADAVAAIDALCDALLSGRVPMARLHDSLNRRQAAVQSIPAALDSNNNDHRIETAEERALTLELVTQSLEISNSPTAKASTQPNGSTQANPIEVINLIRVDGVLPCPVLPADAPAILLPKALGFQSLVSHPLGISPWANPADPAAPLALDRLGKGPLLLQLFVRGNPFQANRSAREPWTDAIKQLIGLNRLFGLAVYGSPYVWEALSALLPRSIPAAYSPGQMPDAQQELLQQLLQELKQHRLKPDPASAPSRFAINEFTD, from the coding sequence ATGAATGCTGGTGAGCTCGGTCAGGGCGAGCTCCGAGAGGCCGTCGCCCGATTGTTGGTGGTGCGCGCCAGCGGTCATGCCACAGACAGACAACGGCGATACCCGCACTGGGAACTCAGCAATCAGGAGCTTGAGCAGCTCCTAGGCGCTGGGGTCGGGGGCGTGATCCTGCTCGGTGGAACAGCCACAGAATTGCAACAGCGCTGCCGCACCTTTCAGCGCTGGGCTGGGCAACCGATTCTGTTATGCGCCGACGTTGAAGAAGGCGTGGGCCAACGGTTTGAGGGAGCCAGCTGGCTCGTGCCGCCGATGGCGCTCGGACGGCTCCATCGCAGAGCTCCCAGACAGGCCGTAGAACTGGCTGAAAACTACGGACGTTGTTGCGGCAATCAGGCAAAACGCTGCGGGCTGAATTGGGTCCTGGCACCGGTTTGCGATGTCAACAACAACCCCGACAACCCGGTCATCAACGTGCGGGCATGGGGCGAAGATCCAGACACCGTGGGGGAGTTAACCGGAGCTTTTCAGCGTGGACTGGCGACAACAGGCGTCTTGGGGTGCGCCAAGCATTTCCCTGGGCATGGCGACACCGCCAGCGATTCCCACCTGGAACTTCCTCTGCTGCAACACAGTCGCGAACGACTAGAGAGCCTTGAACTTCAGCCGTTTCGCACCCTGATCCAGGCGGGAGTCAGCAGTGTGATGACAGCCCATCTACTGATTCCGGCATTGGATGAACAGTGGCCGGCCACCCTCTCCGCCAATGTGCTCACCAGGCTGTTACGGGATGATCTCGGCTTTAAGGGCCTTGTGGTCACCGATGCCTTGTTGATGGAGGCCATCGCGGCTCGCTACGGAGCAGGCGAAGCCGCAGTGCTGGCATTCGCCGCAGGTGCTGACTTGATCTTGATGCCGGCCGATGCCGTGGCCGCCATCGACGCTCTCTGCGATGCGCTGCTTTCCGGTCGCGTACCCATGGCCCGTCTTCACGACTCGCTCAATCGCCGCCAGGCTGCTGTGCAGTCGATCCCGGCGGCGCTCGATTCGAACAACAACGACCACAGGATCGAAACAGCAGAAGAAAGAGCCCTCACGCTGGAGCTCGTTACCCAGTCACTGGAGATCTCCAACTCTCCAACCGCCAAGGCGTCAACTCAGCCCAACGGGTCAACCCAGGCCAACCCCATCGAGGTCATCAACCTGATCCGGGTGGATGGTGTTCTTCCCTGCCCGGTGCTCCCTGCCGATGCACCTGCCATCCTTCTTCCCAAAGCCCTCGGCTTCCAATCCCTCGTCAGCCATCCCCTCGGCATTTCCCCGTGGGCGAATCCAGCGGATCCAGCAGCCCCGCTGGCGCTCGATCGCCTCGGGAAAGGGCCTCTACTCCTGCAATTATTTGTCCGAGGCAATCCCTTTCAAGCCAACCGCAGCGCTCGGGAGCCCTGGACTGATGCCATCAAACAGCTGATTGGCTTGAACCGACTTTTCGGCTTGGCGGTGTACGGAAGCCCCTACGTCTGGGAGGCACTGAGCGCCCTGCTGCCGAGATCCATTCCAGCGGCTTACAGCCCTGGGCAAATGCCTGACGCACAGCAAGAGTTGCTTCAACAGTTGCTTCAAGAGTTGAAGCAACATCGCCTGAAACCGGATCCCGCTTCAGCGCCATCAAGGTTTGCCATCAACGAATTCACCGACTGA
- a CDS encoding glycosyltransferase family 2 protein → MLSLSMIVRNEQERLGACLDSVKAFADEMVIVDTGSTDQTIAIAKAAGARVEQLPWPGDFAPARNAALEFVTGDWVLVLDADESLRAEAIPALKALMAQPDVLVINLLRHEQGAAMAPYSSVSRLFRRHPRIRWSRPYHSMVDDSVRELLKDEPHWRIADCPEPALLHDGYRPELLQGTDKADRLRRSMQEWLEQEPGHPYACAKLGALEVADGDRVQGIALLREGLANLGEGEEHAAERYELLLHLGIALSAEDTDQAIAFYKQALAQALDVRLGLGARLNLAALLLQTNKLDEAIQLTKTACQRAPEVALAWYNLGLMQRRKGEIKDALQSYERAISLEPSHAECHQNLAVARLVGGDIDGARASFRTAIALLNSQGKGDQAKALEQQVSGLVKLNEVNA, encoded by the coding sequence ATGCTCAGCCTCTCCATGATCGTGCGCAACGAGCAAGAGCGGCTAGGAGCCTGCCTGGACTCCGTAAAAGCCTTCGCCGATGAAATGGTCATCGTTGACACGGGCTCGACCGATCAGACCATTGCCATTGCGAAGGCGGCAGGTGCACGGGTCGAACAGTTGCCTTGGCCAGGCGATTTCGCTCCAGCTCGCAATGCCGCCCTGGAATTTGTGACAGGCGACTGGGTGCTCGTGCTTGATGCGGATGAATCCCTAAGAGCTGAAGCGATTCCTGCTCTCAAGGCGCTCATGGCCCAACCTGATGTGCTGGTGATCAACCTGTTGCGCCATGAGCAGGGTGCTGCCATGGCCCCTTATTCCAGCGTGAGTCGCCTGTTCCGCCGCCATCCCCGCATTCGCTGGAGCCGCCCGTATCACTCGATGGTGGATGACAGTGTGCGCGAGCTGCTCAAGGACGAACCCCACTGGCGGATCGCCGACTGCCCAGAACCAGCCCTGCTTCACGACGGTTACCGGCCAGAGCTACTGCAAGGAACGGATAAGGCTGACCGTCTCCGCCGGTCCATGCAGGAATGGCTGGAACAGGAGCCAGGACATCCCTACGCGTGCGCCAAGCTCGGGGCCCTCGAGGTGGCAGATGGGGATCGGGTTCAAGGCATCGCCCTGTTGCGCGAAGGGCTTGCCAACCTTGGCGAAGGTGAAGAGCACGCTGCAGAACGCTACGAGCTGTTGCTCCATCTGGGCATTGCCCTGAGCGCGGAGGACACCGACCAGGCCATCGCGTTCTACAAACAAGCCCTAGCGCAAGCTTTGGACGTCCGTCTTGGCCTTGGCGCCAGGTTGAATTTGGCCGCCCTGCTGTTGCAAACCAACAAGCTCGATGAGGCCATCCAACTCACCAAAACGGCATGCCAACGCGCTCCAGAAGTGGCCCTTGCCTGGTACAACCTGGGGCTGATGCAACGCCGCAAGGGTGAGATCAAGGACGCGTTGCAGTCCTATGAACGAGCGATCAGCCTGGAACCCAGCCATGCCGAATGCCATCAGAACCTTGCTGTTGCAAGGCTCGTCGGTGGAGACATCGACGGGGCGAGAGCATCGTTCCGAACGGCGATCGCCCTGCTCAACAGCCAGGGGAAAGGAGACCAGGCAAAAGCCTTGGAACAGCAGGTAAGTGGACTGGTGAAACTGAATGAGGTGAATGCATGA
- a CDS encoding chlororespiratory reduction protein 7: MSDPLIRACDHYVVLEPGKPERLLSSDDTLTWLTDQLDNMSVLPSDLRAFGSSSAAAERLLDTACDLELAPGFNLQWFAVRLEPGT, from the coding sequence ATGTCCGATCCCCTCATCCGTGCTTGTGATCACTATGTGGTGCTTGAGCCGGGCAAGCCAGAACGACTGCTCAGTTCCGACGACACCCTGACATGGCTGACGGATCAGCTGGACAACATGTCAGTGCTACCCAGTGATTTGCGTGCGTTTGGATCGTCATCTGCCGCCGCAGAAAGGCTCTTGGACACAGCCTGCGATCTCGAGCTAGCTCCAGGGTTCAATCTTCAGTGGTTTGCCGTGCGCCTGGAGCCTGGAACATGA
- a CDS encoding 6-carboxytetrahydropterin synthase — MTDAITTAPHGQGRGCVITRRACFSSSHRYWLPELSADDNAARFGSCAIAPGHGHNYELIVSMAGGLDANGMVLNLSDVKHAIRSEVTEQLDFRFLNEAWPEFDVTNPEGCLPTTEALVRIIWSRLANQLPLVALRLYESSGLWADYLGQTMDAYLTIRTHFAAAHRLARPELSQEENEQIYGKCARPHGHGHNYLVDVTVRGSIDPRTGMVCDLAALQRLVSDLVVEPFDHTFLNKDVAHFADCVPTAENIALHIVDRLSTPVRAIGAQLHKVRLQESPNNAAEVYAEAPALNAMPEAMHSAVNG; from the coding sequence ATGACTGATGCCATCACGACGGCACCGCACGGCCAAGGTCGTGGCTGTGTCATCACCCGCCGAGCCTGTTTTAGCTCCAGCCACCGTTATTGGTTGCCGGAATTAAGTGCTGACGACAACGCAGCCCGTTTTGGATCCTGTGCGATCGCCCCTGGCCATGGACACAATTACGAACTCATTGTGTCCATGGCCGGTGGCCTTGACGCCAATGGCATGGTGCTGAACCTCTCTGATGTGAAGCATGCGATTCGTTCGGAAGTCACCGAACAACTCGATTTTCGCTTCCTCAATGAGGCTTGGCCAGAATTCGATGTGACCAATCCGGAGGGTTGCCTGCCAACCACCGAAGCTTTGGTTCGGATCATCTGGTCTCGGTTGGCCAATCAGCTGCCGCTCGTGGCGCTGCGCCTTTATGAATCATCAGGCCTGTGGGCCGACTATCTCGGACAAACCATGGACGCCTATCTCACCATCCGCACTCATTTCGCTGCTGCGCACCGTCTGGCAAGACCAGAGTTGAGCCAAGAGGAGAACGAACAGATTTACGGCAAATGTGCCCGTCCCCATGGCCACGGCCACAACTACTTGGTGGATGTCACGGTGCGCGGAAGCATCGACCCCCGCACGGGGATGGTCTGCGACCTAGCGGCGCTTCAACGTCTCGTCAGTGACCTCGTTGTGGAGCCTTTCGATCACACCTTCCTCAACAAGGACGTCGCCCATTTCGCCGATTGTGTTCCGACGGCTGAAAACATTGCCCTGCATATCGTTGATCGACTGAGCACCCCCGTTCGCGCCATTGGCGCTCAGTTGCACAAGGTGCGACTTCAGGAAAGCCCCAACAACGCTGCAGAGGTGTACGCCGAAGCTCCTGCGCTCAATGCGATGCCCGAAGCGATGCACTCTGCCGTTAACGGCTGA
- a CDS encoding GNAT family N-acetyltransferase: protein MASLKACWHRSIREIPEQQWEQLLGPEVSPFYRWNWLAALEDSGSVAPDQGWQPLHLSLWRGEEHLCAVAPLYLKGHSYGEFVFDQAFARLAGDLGLRYYPKLIGMSPVSPVQGYRFHIAADEDSAALTQLMLELIDTFARNNGILSCNFLYVDPLWRPLAEAAGCAAWLNQQSLWTSDGQANFDDYLAGFNANQRRNIKRERKAVRAAGIEITPLCGEDLDPSLMQCMHQFYEQHCARWGMWGSKYLEASFFDALSTNALRERIVLFSAHRGNPHEPVAMSLCVHDDASLWGRYWGSHEEIDCLHFEVCYYAPIEWALKQGLKSFDPGAGGSHKRRRGFVARPHTSLHRWYEPQMEGLIRGWLGKVNPLMLEEIEAINAELPFRKETPSLAL from the coding sequence ATGGCATCCCTGAAGGCTTGTTGGCATCGCTCGATTCGGGAGATACCCGAACAGCAGTGGGAACAGCTGCTTGGTCCTGAGGTCAGTCCCTTCTATCGCTGGAATTGGCTGGCGGCCCTTGAAGATTCTGGGAGCGTGGCGCCCGATCAGGGATGGCAGCCACTGCACCTATCCCTGTGGCGCGGAGAGGAGCATCTTTGTGCGGTCGCTCCGCTGTATCTCAAGGGTCACAGTTACGGGGAGTTTGTGTTTGATCAAGCGTTCGCTCGGCTCGCTGGCGACCTTGGTCTTCGTTATTACCCAAAGTTGATTGGGATGAGCCCCGTCAGCCCGGTACAGGGCTATCGCTTCCATATCGCTGCAGATGAAGATTCTGCGGCATTGACCCAACTCATGCTGGAATTGATTGACACCTTTGCTCGTAATAATGGCATCCTCAGTTGTAATTTTCTCTACGTTGATCCGCTCTGGCGTCCTTTGGCAGAAGCTGCAGGTTGCGCTGCTTGGTTGAATCAGCAGAGTCTCTGGACATCAGATGGGCAGGCCAATTTTGACGACTATTTGGCAGGATTTAATGCCAATCAGCGCCGTAATATCAAACGAGAGCGGAAGGCGGTTCGTGCAGCAGGCATTGAGATCACCCCCCTGTGTGGTGAGGATCTCGATCCTTCATTGATGCAATGCATGCATCAATTTTATGAACAGCACTGTGCTCGTTGGGGGATGTGGGGTAGCAAGTATCTCGAAGCATCGTTTTTCGATGCCTTGTCTACGAATGCATTGCGTGAGCGGATTGTTCTCTTTAGTGCGCATCGTGGCAACCCCCATGAGCCAGTGGCGATGTCACTTTGCGTGCATGACGATGCATCGCTCTGGGGCCGGTACTGGGGGAGCCACGAAGAGATTGATTGTTTGCATTTTGAGGTTTGCTATTACGCCCCGATTGAGTGGGCTTTGAAGCAGGGACTGAAGAGTTTTGATCCAGGAGCAGGGGGAAGCCACAAGCGTCGGCGTGGGTTTGTGGCTCGACCTCATACCAGCCTCCATCGCTGGTATGAGCCCCAGATGGAAGGATTGATTCGTGGCTGGCTCGGCAAGGTCAATCCACTGATGCTCGAGGAGATTGAGGCAATCAATGCGGAGCTCCCTTTTCGAAAAGAGACGCCATCCCTTGCTCTGTAA
- a CDS encoding DUF6816 family protein, whose product MAVLLLAGPATPALADNTQNHQQLEARLKDWPAWSDPAPLPRPRANQDLVYPDWFAGLWEVESLDLLANGKVDEHLPPLQHLAQFQLNPQNEVVGNRPFNAKAIGQALLGKQMISVEQAPQQVNRQLARLSDDRLLETTVIGREQTSINAAAFLSDELVLQVMHGARAPRLSRIETLSRYRACPNEPSAEIISRICGEQWQQTYPAPGETSESFVQRPSRYKLTLTRLQDPAEAGEHPADRATQTMVEGGDDH is encoded by the coding sequence ATGGCCGTGCTTCTTCTCGCTGGACCAGCAACACCAGCCCTAGCGGACAACACCCAAAACCATCAGCAGCTCGAAGCCCGCCTCAAGGATTGGCCAGCCTGGTCGGATCCTGCTCCTCTGCCGCGGCCACGCGCCAACCAGGACCTGGTATATCCGGATTGGTTTGCAGGGCTTTGGGAGGTGGAAAGTCTGGATCTTTTGGCGAACGGCAAGGTGGACGAACACTTGCCCCCCTTGCAGCATCTGGCCCAGTTTCAGCTCAATCCGCAGAACGAGGTGGTGGGGAATCGACCGTTTAATGCCAAAGCGATTGGTCAGGCCCTCTTAGGCAAGCAAATGATTAGCGTGGAGCAAGCCCCTCAGCAAGTGAACCGTCAGCTCGCTCGACTCAGCGACGATCGCCTGCTGGAAACGACGGTGATCGGCAGGGAACAAACATCGATCAACGCCGCAGCCTTTCTGAGTGATGAGCTTGTTCTCCAGGTGATGCATGGGGCAAGGGCCCCAAGGCTCAGCAGAATTGAAACCCTGAGTCGCTATCGGGCATGCCCCAACGAGCCAAGCGCTGAAATCATCAGTCGAATCTGCGGGGAGCAATGGCAACAGACCTATCCAGCTCCAGGGGAAACCAGCGAATCGTTTGTGCAACGACCAAGCCGTTACAAGCTCACGCTCACACGGCTGCAGGATCCTGCTGAAGCAGGCGAGCATCCAGCCGATCGCGCCACTCAAACAATGGTTGAAGGCGGGGATGATCACTGA